Proteins co-encoded in one Malus sylvestris chromosome 9, drMalSylv7.2, whole genome shotgun sequence genomic window:
- the LOC126581888 gene encoding transcription initiation factor IIB-2-like — MEAKEFCRDCKQETDVVSDHRSGDTICTVCGLILEARYIDETAEWRNFADQNPEEDRTRVGKASDPLLDNGVLSTCIFKEKKKNNKKGTDANGNFPPNKWTNRAVNPSNSLLKPFKYLEEMADRLDIYEGVPKCILDHAKGLYKKADDKNFCKGRNSNPIMAACLLLAFEESQNTRTLKDITMVANGPSKKEISKMKEELKRRLGIASKIKSAMDLWPRHCSNLGMSSKDKKAVEGALKNLANFDIRRNPNSVVAAVMYMVVQLSNGNNCSVQEVSKAADGVAVGTTKKTYKDIYPYASQIIPTWFCRLEDLKKLITP; from the exons ATGGAAGCTAAAGAGTTCTGTAGGGACTGCAAGCAAGAGACAGACGTCGTGTCCGACCACAGGTCGGGTGACACAATCTGCACCGTCTGTGGTTTGATCCTCGAAGCCCGCTACATCGATGAAACCGCCGAGTGGCGAAATTTTGCCGATCAGAACCCTGAAGAAGACCGGACTCGCGTCGGGAAAGCCTCCGATCCGTTGCTGGATAATGGTGTTCTTTCCACTTGTATattcaaagaaaagaagaaaaacaacaaGAAGGGTACTGATGCCAATGGTAATTTTCCTCCTAATAAATGGACCAATAGGGCTgtaaaccctagcaattctctcCTAAAACCTTTCAAGTACCTCGAAGAGATGGCCGACCGGCTAGACATATACGAAGGCGTTCCGAAATGCATACTGGATCATGCCAAAGGTTTATACAAGAAGGCCGATGATAAGAACTTCTGTAAGGGGAGAAATTCTAACCCCATAATGGCTGCTTGCCTCTTGCTTGCGTTTGAAGAAAGCCAAAATACGCGAACACTAAAGGATATCACCATGGTTGCCAATGGGCCATCTAAAAAAGAAATCAGCAAGATGAAAGAAGAGTTGAAGAGAAGACTAGGGATTGCTTCCAAGATCAAAAGCGCCATGGACCTTTGGCCGCGACATTGCTCGAATCTTGGTATGAGTAGTAAAGATAAGAAGGCTGTGGAAGGAGCCCTGAAGAATTTGGCAAATTTTGATATTAGGAGAAACCCTAATTCTGTTGTGGCAGCGGTTATGTACATGGTAGTTCAGCTTTCTAATGGGAATAACTGTTCTGTTCAAG AAGTCTCAAAAGCAGCTGATGGTGTTGCTGTAGGGACAACTAAAAAGACATACAAGGATATTTATCCCTATGCTTCACAGATAATACCAACCTGGTTTTGCAGGTTGGAGGACCTCAAGAAACTTATCACTCCTTGA
- the LOC126582555 gene encoding transcription initiation factor IIB-2-like, whose product MEIEFCVDCKEPREVVIDHQSGDTVCTDCGLVLGDHCVDVTPKRRKFHDQNPGEDRSRVGASLDPLLDNGVLTTCNSKERKQNKKKDNVDGIAPPSNQLNNAVSNPQKSLAKATKYLESMACWLDKHGLPDEVLHDAEVLYKKAVDKKIRSGRKFSRGRKFEVMVAACLFLACQENNNSRTPKEIAKAANGPSRKEINKMVKVLEKELEIRVRV is encoded by the coding sequence ATGGAAATTGAGTTCTGTGTGGATTGCAAGGAACCCAGAGAAGTTGTGATCGACCACCAGTCGGGTGACACAGTCTGCACCGACTGTGGTTTGGTTCTTGGAGACCACTGCGTCGATGTCACCCCCAAGCGGCGAAAGTTTCATGATCAGAACCCCGGGGAAGACCGAAGTCGCGTGGGCGCTTCCTTGGATCCTTTGCTGGATAATGGTGTTCTTACCACTTGTAACTCCAAAGAAAGGAAGCAAAACAAGAAGAAGGATAATGTCGATGGCATTGCTCCACCTAGTAACCAGTTGAACAACGCAGTGTCAAACCCCCAAAAGTCTCTCGCAAAAGCTACCAAATACCTCGAATCCATGGCTTGTTGGCTAGACAAACATGGCCTTCCCGATGAGGTTCTACATGATGCTGAAGTGTTATACAAGAAGGCCGTTGATAAGAAGATTCGTAGTGGGAGAAAGTTTAGTAGGGGGAGAAAGTTTGAGGTTATGGTGGCCGCTTGCCTCTTTCTTGCTTGCCAAGAAAACAATAACTCGCGAACACCCAAAGAAATCGCCAAGGCTGCCAACGGACCTTCTAggaaagaaattaacaaaatgGTAAAAGTCTTGGAGAAAGAGCTAGAGATCCGTGTTAGAGTTTGA